Proteins encoded by one window of Salvia splendens isolate huo1 chromosome 14, SspV2, whole genome shotgun sequence:
- the LOC121763579 gene encoding succinate--CoA ligase [ADP-forming] subunit beta, mitochondrial-like — MVRGLLGKLAGRSLSVAGKWQQQQLRRLNIHEYQGAELMGKHGINVPKGVAVGSVDEVRKALREVFPNESEVVVKAQILAGGRGLGTFKNGFQGGVHIGDKAEEIAGKMLGQMLVTKQSGPEGKIVSKVYLAQKLSLVNEMYFAITLDRISAGPIIISCKKGGTSIEDLAEKHPELIVKVPINVFTGITDEDAAKVVDGLSPTVADRNASIEQVKKLYELFCKCDCTLLEVNPIAETSDNLLVAADAKLNFDDNAAYRQKEIFALRDPTQEDPREVAAAKADLNYIGLDGEIGCMVNGAGLAMATMDIIKLHGGTPANFLDVGGNASENQVVEAFKILTSDDKVKAILVNIFGGIMKCDVIASGIVNAAKQVQLKVPVVVRLEGTNVDQGKRILKESGMTLITAEDLDDAAEKAVKASAK, encoded by the exons ATGGTGAGAGGATTGCTCGGGAAACTAGCTGGCCGCTCTCTTTCCGTCGCCGGAAAATGGCAGCAGCAACAGCTACGCCGCCTCAACATACACGAGTATCAG GGAGCTGAACTGATGGGCAAGCATGGTATCAATGTCCCAAAAGGTGTGGCTGTTGGATCAGTTGATGAAGTCAGGAAGGCACTGCGGGAAGTATTTCCTAATGAAAGCGAG GTGGTTGTGAAGGCTCAAATCCTTGCTGGTGGCCGAGGACTTGGAACATTTAAAAATGGATTTCAAGGGGGAGTGCATATAGGTGACAAGGCTGAGGAAATAGCTG GTAAAATGCTTGGACAGATGCTTGTCACTAAGCAATCCGGACCTGAAGGAAAAATTGTCAGCAAG GTGTATTTGGCTCAGAAGTTGTCCCTCGTCAACGAGATGTACTTTGCCATAACTCTTGATCGTATATCAGCTGGTCCA ATTATTATTTCCTGTAAAAAAGGAGGAACCAGTATCGAAGATCTTGCAGAAAAACACCCGGAACTGATTGTAAAG GTACCTATTAATGTTTTCACAGGAATCACTGATGAGGATGCTGCAAAGGTAGTGGATGGTTTATCCCCAACGGTGGCTGATCGAAACGCTTCAATTGAACAAGTGAAAAAGCTGTATGAACTTTTTTGCAAGTGTGACTGCACCTTATTAGAG GTCAACCCTATTGCTGAGACTTCCGATAACCTGTTAGTAGCTGCTGatgcaaaattaaattttgatgaTAATGCTGCTTATCGTCAGAAAGAGATATTTGCTCTTCGAGATCCAACTCAAGAAGATCCTCGTGAG GTTGCTGCAGCTAAAGCTGATTTGAATTACATTGGTTTAGATGGAGAAATTGGTTGCATGGTGAATGGTGCTGGTTTGGCCATGGCCACAATGGATATTATTAAACTGCATGGAGGAACACCTGCTAATTTTCTTGATGTTGGGGGAAATGCTTCAGAAAACCAG GTTGTGGAAGCTTTTAAAATTTTGACCTCAGATGACAAAGTGAAGGCAATTCTTGTGAATATTTTTGGAGGAATTATGAAGTGTGACGTAATAGCCAGTGGAATTGTTAATGCTGCGAAACAG GTTCAACTGAAGGTACCTGTTGTTGTTCGTCTTGAAGGCACAAATGTGGACCAAGGAAAGAGAATTTTGAAG GAAAGTGGAATGACTTTGATTACTGCTGAAGATTTAGATGATGCAGCTGAGAAAGCAGTGAAAGCTTCAGCAAAGTGA
- the LOC121766005 gene encoding long-chain-alcohol oxidase FAO2-like, with the protein MKEEEPHPLLKGGIKKNYNHGFSPSQIQSLAAICQALIPPLADDANFPDLTNPLLISNQVAELMVKRGLPKGLLIVSLVLKCLSSRVGTLLLCGWVCLDWKFPFVHSFSELSLKKREAILQRWSAETLVLPLRIAFVLLKIITLFVFFSLTDENSNNPAWKAIGYEVEAVERRIKHKKGRPLAEGIIDTVNLDERSLKESLIQKGIDVVDDLEDNLFTIKCDVVIVGSGSGGGVAAAVLAKSGQKVVVLEKGHYFVPEDYSGLEGPSLSELYESGGMLTTEDGKILVMAGTMVGGGSSINWCACIRTPDDILKEWSEENKIPLFNSHEYRSAMDRVCERIGVTKSCTEEGFQNQVLRTGCEDLGLKVEPVPRNSSVDHYCGSCCYGCRRGDKKGTESTWLVDAVDNGAVILTGCKADTFVLVRDSIEKSRKRCIGVIATAENKNIGRKLRIEARATVSACGSLLTPPLLVASGLENKNIGRNLHLHPVSFVWGYFPESQVELNGKSFEGGIITSIHKVRDEEESSSRAIVEAASLGPASFASLLPWVSRHDMKERMTRYARTAVLFALPRDVGSGSVIKQGHIRYRFSEIDKENLKTGLRRALRILIAAGAAEVGTFRSDGQKMRCKDEEGVEEFLDSVTAPGGPMSRSQQWTVYCSAHQMSSCRMGGKEEDGAVDENGECWEAKGLFVCDGSVLPTAVGVNPMITIQSTAYCIASRLAHSLNLSSD; encoded by the exons atgaaggaAGAAGAGCCTCATCCATTGTTGAAGGGAGGAATCAAGAAGAACTACAACCATGGCTTCTCACCATCTCAAATCCAATCACTGGCTGCCATTTGTCAGGCCCTCATTCCTCCTCTCGCTGATGATGCCAATTTTCCGGACTTAACAAACCCTCTCCTCATCTCTAATCAG GTGGCTGAGCTAATGGTGAAGAGGGGCCTGCCTAAAGGATTGTTGATTGTGAGTTTAGTGTTGAAGTGTTTATCAAGCAGAGTGGGAACACTCTTGCTGTGTGGTTGGGTTTGTTTGGATTGGAAGTTTCCATTTGTGCACAGTTTTTCCGAGTTGTCGTTGAAGAAGAGAGAAGCCATCCTTCAGAGATGGTCGGCTGAGACTCTTGTGCTGCCGCTCAGGATAGCTTTCGTCTTGCTAAAGATCATCACGCTCTTCGTCTTCTTCTCGTTG ACTGATGAAAATTCGAACAATCCTGCTTGGAAAGCAATTGGATACGAGGTAGAGGCTGTTGAGAGACGGATAAAACACAAAAAGGGAAGACCACTTGCTGAGGGGATTATCGACACTGTGAATTTAGATGAGAGGTCACTGAAGGAATCCCTTATCCAGAAAGGCATAGATGTCGTGGATGACCTAGAAGATAACTTGTTTACGATAAAATGTGATGTGGTGATTGTTGGATCGGGTAGTGGGGGAGGTGTTGCTGCAGCGGTACTTGCCAAGTCGGGTCAGAAAGTCGTTGTCCTTGAGAAAGGTCACTACTTTGTACCAGAAGATTATTCAGGCCTCGAAGGGCCTTCGTTGTCTGAGTTGTACGAATCTGGTGGAATGCTAACTACTGAAGATGGGAAAATACTGGTCATGGCGGGAACAATGGTTGGTGGTGGTTCGTCTATAAATTGGTGTGCTTGCATCAGAACTCCTGATGATATACTCAAAGAATGGTCAGAAGAAAACAAGATTCCTCTCTTTAACAGCCACGAATATCGATCTGCAATGGATCGTGTGTGTGAGAGGATCGGTGTGACAAAATCTTGCACAGAAGAAGGGTTTCAAAATCAAGTGCTGAGGACGGGTTGTGAGGATCTCGGCCTAAAAGTCGAGCCCGTGCCAAGAAACTCTTCAGTGGATCATTACTGTGGTTCTTGCTGCTATGGCTGCAGACGAGGGgataaaaagggaactgaaTCGACGTGGCTCGTTGATGCTGTCGACAACGGGGCAGTGATCCTAACCGGATGCAAAGCAGACACGTTCGTGCTGGTGAGGGACAGTATCGAGAAATCTAGGAAGAGATGCATTGGAGTCATAGCAACTGCTGAAAACAAGAACATCGGGAGGAAGCTTCGTATTGAGGCACGGGCTACAGTTTCTGCTTGTGGTTCTCTCCTCACACCGCCGTTGCTGGTAGCTAGCGGGTTGGAGAACAAGAACATTGGTCGGAATCTGCATCTCCACCCTGTCTCCTTCGTGTGGGGATACTTCCCCGAGTCTCAAGTCGAACTCAATGGTAAGAGCTTCGAAGGCGGTATCATCACCTCCATCCATAAGGTACGAGACGAAGAAGAGTCAAGCTCCCGAGCCATAGTGGAAGCTGCATCACTCGGACCTGCTTCGTTCGCCTCGTTGCTCCCTTGGGTTTCGAGGCATGACATGAAAGAGAGGATGACAAGATACGCCCGAACTGCTGTTCTGTTTGCACTGCCTAGAGACGTAGGCTCGGGTAGTGTGATCAAACAAGGGCATATAAGATACAGGTTCAGCGAAATCGACAAAGAGAACCTCAAAACCGGGCTGAGGCGAGCTCTGAGAATCCTGATTGCTGCTGGGGCTGCTGAAGTGGGCACATTCAGAAGCGATGGGCAGAAAATGAGATGCAAAGACGAGGAGGGCGTGGAGGAGTTTCTGGACTCGGTGACAGCACCGGGAGGGCCTATGTCAAGGTCACAGCAGTGGACAGTGTACTGCTCGGCGCATCAGATGAGCAGCTGCCGGATGGGAGGGAAGGAGGAGGACGGAGCAGTGGACGAAAACGGGGAGTGCTGGGAGGCAAAGGGACTATTTGTGTGTGATGGAAGTGTGTTGCCAACTGCAGTTGGTGTGAATCCAATGATCACCATTCAATCTACTGCTTACTGCATTGCTTCAAGATTAGCACATTCCCTCAATCTAAGCTCTGATTAA